GACGACCATGGGAATTACAGTGGCTGCCGCAGGTCAGTTGATTACAGTATTTTCTCTCGCCTACGCGATTGGCACACCGATCCTGATGGCCATAACCGCTAAATGGGACAGACGTAAGCTGCTCCTCTATTCTCTCGGATTATTTGCAGTCGCCAATGTCCTGTCCTTTGTTTTGCCGGGCTTCGGCATGTTTATTGCCGCACGTATTCTTATGGCACTCGGGGCGGGAATGGTCGTGGTTACGGCCCTGAGCATCGCAGCGAAAATTGCCCCAGCAGGCAGACAGGCCAGTTCTATTGCTACGGTCACCATGGGTTTTACGGCCTCGCTGATCATTGGAGTTCCACTCGGAAGAATGATATCTTCCGCATATGGCTGGAAAACTGTATTTCTTGGCATCGCTTTGACAGGGATTATTGCCCTGATTATTATCGCTATGACGATTCCCCGTTTAAAAGGAGATCAACCTGTTCCCTTGCTACAGCAATTTGCCCTTCTGAAAAAGCCTGAAGTCGCTTTGGGATTGGCTATCACCTTCTTTTGGCTAGGGGGTTATTCACTCGCGTATACTTACATTTCACCCTATTTGCTGAACGTATCAGGTGTAGGGGAGGATATGCTAAGTTCAGTATTACTCGCCTTCGGGATCGCCAGTCTGATCGGGTCTAAAATCGGTGGATACAGCGCAGATAAAAAGGGCATACCCCTTACATTATTTGGAGGAATGATATTGCACGTCATTTCCTTGCTTTTACTTCCTTTTGCCGCGCATGCTCTAATTGCAGTGTTTGCTTTACTGATTCTGTGGTCGTTCGCAGCCTGGACATCCGGACCTACTCAACAATATAATCTGGTCACGCTTGTGCCTGAGTCTTCTGGCGTCATGCTGAGTCTCAACCAGTCTACGATGCAGCTTTCCATGGCGGCCGGGGCTGGAATTGGTGGCGTAGTTGTAGGTCAGGTATCGCTGGCTTCCATCACCTGGTTTGGAGCAGCCGGTGTTGCTATTGCGATTGTGGCTGTGTATTTACTTTCACGCAGATCCTCAGTTCAAACAGAAGTGAGTGTCACGGAATAAAGATTTATAGATAAACTGAAAAGAGGGAGCCCGGCCACAAAGATGGCTTTACGAGCCCTCTTTGATTGAATTGACAGTATATTTTCTGTAGGGACTAGCTACTCAATCATACTTTGTCCTCGCATTATTGAGAAGTCCCGTTGTTAGACCTATCAGGACTTAAATCTCCGCGCGATACGCTTCTTGTTCTTTTGTCGCCAAATCCATCTCTCAATAAAGTTTTTTTCTTTTCTTTCCTGAAGTGTTTCCTTCATACCTTTGATAAGAAATTCGGATCTTCGCTTGTCATTTCTGCTGATTTCGCGTAGTTCCTCAATAAATTTATGGTCCATGTCCGCATCTCCGTTAGTTCAGGATTGTGCAAATTGCTAAGTTAGATTATACAGAACATACGTTCCTTTTTCAAGTCTATTCCTTTTTATGTAGACCATAAGGGCAAGAATGAGGATGAAACAAAAAAAGCCTCTTGATAGAATGAGATACATCACCTATCAGGAGGCAATAACATGAACAAAATACAGCAATTTAACGCACTGCATACATCAGAGGAACTATTATTTTTGGGGAACGCCTGGGACTTGTTATCTGCCGTCGCTCTTGAGAAAGCAGGCTTTAAGGCAATAGGTACGACGAGCTGGGGGATTGCCAATACGCTTGGGTTTGCAGATGGTGAGCTTATTGATTTTGACCAGCATGTAAGCATCATTCGTACCATTGCAGACCATGTTCAGATTCCGGTATCGGCAGATATTGAAGCAGGGTACGGGGAGGATACGGCAACAATCATTGAGCATGTTTTAAGGATAGCCGATGTGGGAGTTGCAGGGATTAATATTGAGGATTCTTTGAAAACGCAAAAGGGGCTTCGAGAAGTGGACCTGCACAGTAACCTGCTGTCCCAGATAAGAGCTGCATTGGATGCACATGGGTATAATGAGTTATTTATAAACGCAAGAACGGATACATATTTGCAAAAGGATGCTCCACTTGCGGAAACGATTGAACGGGCCAAAGCGTATGTGGAGAGCGGTGCGAGCGGCATTTTTGTTCCGGGGCTCCGGGATGATGAAGAGATTAGAGAAGTTGTACTCCATGTAAAAGCTCCGCTGAATGTTTTATCCTTGCCAGGTCTGACGAATGTCCGCAAGCTTCAGCAGCTAGGAGTTAAACGGTTTAGCTTTGGTAATGCCTTTTCTGATAATATAAAAGTTGCTTTGCACAAGAACGCTGAACAGTTAATCAAGCTTCAAGATACCTCGCATTTATATTCTTGAGGATGAGCCCAGGATAAACAATAGAAGGGACAGAGTATTCGATCATGACTAATATCAGGCTTTCTTTTGAAGAAATGTGGGAGAAAATTATAGCGTGTGATCGTAAATATGACGGATTGTTTTATACCGCTGTGAAAACAACCCGCATATACTGTCGACCTTCCTGTCGCTCCAGGAAGCCGAAAAAAATAAATGTTGAATTTTATGATGAAATACACGCAGTGGAGAAAGCAGGGTTTCGTGCCTGCAAAAGATGCCAGCCCCACGCAGATGTTTCGCCGTATATCAGGCTTGTCCAGAATGCGGTCGCCTTCCTGGTCAATCATTATAAAGAAAGACTGATATTGCAGGATATTGCGGATCATGTTGGCGTAAGCCCTTTTTATTTGGAACGCATTTTTAAGCAGGAAACCACAGAAACGCCCCGCACATATTTGGAAAAAATCAGAGTGGATAAGGCAGCCTATCTGCTTAAAAGTACAGATCTAACGAATCTTGAGATTTGCTATGAGACAGGCTTTCAAAGCCCTTCGAATTTTTATAAGGTATTTCGCGGCTTGACCCAATGTTCTCCCAGTGAGTACAGGAAGCTGAATAAGGAGTAGTTCAAGGAGGTTGTTATTCTTTTATGAGCAAGCTATATGTATTGAATTATGTATCGCCGATCGGGGAGATCGAGATATGGGGCACGAGTGAAGCAGTTCATTCCATCATGTTCTCTGATCGGGATGTGCCCTTAACCATAGTTAAGGAAGAGGCTCTACCCCAGGTTTTAGAGGAATGTGCGAGTCAGCTTGACGAGTATTTTAAAGGTGAGCGCCATGAGTTTACGTTTCCCTATGCCTTTGAAGGTACAGACTTTCAGCAAAGGGTATGGAATGCGCTGGTGAAAGTAGCATATGGTGAAACGGCAGCGTATAAGGACATTGCCCTTGCTATTGGAAATGAAAAAGCGATTCGAGCCGTAGGCAGTGCAAATGGAAAAAATAAGCTGAGTATTGTCATTCCATGTCACCGAATTATAGGTTCAAATCAGAAACTAACCGGCTATGCAGGAGGCCTATGGAGAAAAGAATGGTTACTCCAGCATGAGAAGCATTTTTCAAAGGCCATTCAGAGATCTTGAGGAGGGTCCTGAAAAAGTGAGCTGTCATATCCAAAACTGTCATTAGATTACATGAACTTCATTGAACCCTGTGCTATGATTTACCAAACAGATCAGAGATTCCAAAAAGGGGAAATAAGGATGAAGTTCAAGAAGACGATGCTTCTGCTCATGTTTTCAACGATACTCACGGGTTGGTTAACGGTGGGTACGGAAAGTGTTCACGCTGCCACTTCAATTGTATTCAGAGAGGGAGACAGGCTTAAGCTCTTACTTGAGGATGGCAATGGTGCCAACAGAGTGTTTAAATTTAATCTTGAGAATATGATTATGCCTGGTACACCAATTCGTCTGTACAGTAACCTTACTGAAATTCCTTCCAGTGGCTTTACAGTCGATTATACGAATTCAACCATTACAATTGCGGATTCGCAGCCAGCGCCTAGTGTAGGATCAGAAAATCATATAGTGATTCCTATAGGTTCCATCATGGAGGGGTCTGTGAAGTCAATCGACGAATCTACAGTAACTCCACTTGCTGAGGAGCCGAAAGTAACGCAGCCTGAGGTGGAGACCAAGACGAAAGAGACTACCTCTGTCAATAAATCCGAGGCTGCCTCATCTGTAGATGAACCGAAAGTAGCGCAGCCGGTCGTGGAATCTAAAGAAGACCAAGCTGTTGATGAATCGCCGGAAATTCCTTTATCTATACCATCTGGAGAACAATTTCCGGGTACATTTACGATCAACTCCTCAGGTACGTCATTTGCGGTTCGTTTGAAGATGAAAAATATTCAACCAACTTACACTTCCTACGTTATGGTCAAAAATTCAGATGCGCAATTGGTTAAACGGATTCAGTTCGATCCGGCAACAACCTTTAAATACTCTTTGAGTAACCTGAATTTGTCTACCGGTGGATACTACTTTTATATTAAAATGATCGATCAATCGGGAAATTCGGCAGCGTCTGTCCCCCAATTTGTTCCCATAAATAACAACAAAGCTGGGCAGGTTGTGGTGTTTATTGATGGAAAGTTGCAACAATATGAGCAGCCTGCGACCTCTATTAGCGGAAGTATGCTGGTGCCGTTTCGTGCTGTGTTTGAAGCGCTTGGAGCGAAGGTGAAATGGGATGGAGCTACCAAGACCGTTACGGCGACTAAAGGGAATACGACGATCAAATTAACCGTGGGCTCCAGAGATGCCTATATCAATGGTAAATTGGTGCGACTCAATGCCGCGCCAAGACTCATTAACGGCAAAGTGATGGTTCCGATTCGCTTTGTAAGTGAGGCGCTGGGAGCGAAGGTGAAGTGGAATATTGCAGCACAGAGCGTTGTAATTTTTCTTGCCCCACCGCAGGTTTTGACAACAAGCGAAAGTGAACAATTAATGGAGGAAAACGAGGACAATTACGAACCACAAACCAATCTGACAATTCTGAAAAAGATTTCCACTACCCTCACCAAATCTACTGATATTGTGTTCGTTATAGATGTTACGAGTAGTATGACTGGAACGCTGGATTATGTGAGACAAAAGGTTAAAGGTTTCGTTGATTCCGTTCCATCAGGTTCCCAATTTGCTGTCGTTGCATTTCGGGATATCAATTTAAAGGCAGATAAGGATTTGGAGTTTTTTGAGTTTACGAAGGATAAAAACAAGTTAAAGGGCAATTTAAATATGCTGCGTCCTTTGGCTGGCGGGGATTTGAAGGAATCGGGATTGGAGGCCATCCAGTTGGCTATCAGTAAATTCCCCAAAAATTCAAGTTCCAAAACGATCATATTCATTACAGATGCGCCGGTTCACGATAAGAGTACAACGCCGGACAAAGCCCGTTTCTCAGTGGATGAAATAAACAAGCAGTTACAAAAAAATGATGTTGTTTTTAATGCAATCGTGCCTGCAAATGGACCGGCCAACAAGCAAATGAAAAAGCTCGTAGATAGCAACAAGGGAACCTTGTATGATATCAGGGATGCTAAGCTGAATTTAGCGAAGTAGGTTTGTCCAAATCAAAATAAAGCCGTACAAAAGGAGCTGATGTCAGGCTCCCTTTTGATATATTCAATAGCAATATTCAGGATCGTTTTTTCTTCGGCTTGCCATGCTGGTTAATGAGATTTCGCAGTTGTTTGCCGGCTTGGTTCAGCTCAACATCGTTCAACACATAATCGGTGCTGACTTCCCAGGTGCTGCGGTCATTCAGATAAAAAATAAAGGCGGGAAAACGAGGGCGCAGCCATTTGCGGATTGAGGCCCCTTCGAATTCAACTTTTGTGATTGCAGACCATGGGACAGTTCGAATACCATCGGAGATACTGTGTTCGTCAAAGATAAACAGATAGTTCTCCTTACGAAGCGTTCTGCTCAAACAAACAACGAGATAGCTGCCGAAAAATGGGAGTCCGATTATGGCTGACGTAATGAAGAAGAAGATTTGCAAAGCCGAGATATCTTCGTCGATAAAAATGAGCAGCAGCAAGAACAGACAAATAAGTACAAACATTAAGCTCCCCATGGCCTTCCAAAAAGCCAAAGATTTGCGATACGTAATTTTATCCACGGAATACCGCCTCATCGTGTACAAATGCCTGAATGAAATGAGTTATCCGCTCTCTCCATTCAGCCTCGGTAACACTTTCAATCCGCAGACACGGTGCAGCCTGCATATCCTGTTCCGTATTTCTTACAATCCACAGATCATTCGCTCCTTTGAGAACAAATAGCAGATCTGTAACGGAAGGTCCATCTTCATCCGTATCTGTGTATACCATCCGGCTCAAATTATCCAAGCTGCTGTGATTATGCTGAAAATCATCATGCCAGACTTGTAGCATTTGTCGGTCCGACTCGCCAAGATTCCAAGCTGCTGTCTGCTGTACAGTAAAGTTGAGAGAGGTTAACTCATTCCATTGTTCCTCTGTCAGATCTACATATCGGTTGTGAGTATTAAAGTCCGAAGGAAGCAGGCCGAACAGTTGATCAATGTCGTTATGCCAGTCTTCTAGGGAAGACCAGCGAAAGAAATGAAGTTCATTATGGATGGAGAAGTGATACAAAAAACGATCGTTTCCATTGTGTATGGTTAATGTATTCTGTTTGTCCGGCTGCTCCTTGTATCCACGCAGCATATGGCGGCTTTGTACCAACTGAGCCAGCATTTCAACAATGAATGGATCGAATTCAAGCTGCTGCTGTCCGTCATCCTGCTGTTCCATCAGTCCCTTGGATATCAGGCTATGGGTTGCGGCATGAAAAAGCAGCTCCCAGCGATCTTCGCTTAGTTCCCCATAATAAGATTGGAGCAGACCAGAAGCCATATCTTCTGCGCCCAGTGCAGTCAAAGCAAAGCCCAGTTCCTCAAGCGTTAAAATAATCGTCTGTCCCGCGTGCTCTATGAAAATCCTGATAAAAACGCTGCTGTGTTGTTCCTGCCCAGCTATTTTCCAGCATTTGAATCTGCTGTGACAGTTGTCCGCAAATTTGCGCACCCAACTCTCGCGCCTGTGCAAACTGCCTGGAAACCGCCTCTAGTTTCTCAGGAGGAACCATAATTTTAGCCATGATTTCCACCTCGGATGAATAAAATTGTTGATTTATATTTTAGTAAATCCAGGGGGCATAAGCAAAAAAAGTAGGGGCCTGCCTGCATAAAAGCTAATACTTTCGCGCCGTCAGCTTATTTTAGCGGAATTTGCTTGGACAGTTTTTCGAACTCCTGCAAGTAAGTGAAAACAGGTAACACACGGTCATGCTTAGACGGGCGACGTAGTTATGGAGGTGTGGGGATATGCTGGATGGCAAGGAGATGACGGATACTCGCAGGAAGCAGTGGACTATTATTTCGGTGCGTTTTTATGATATTCCCCGATATGAATCAGGGAACTCCCTGATTGGTTCAACTGGAAAGAATAATTAGAATTAAAGAAGGTAAAAAATTTAATCCTGGGGGAATGGATGATGAATCGATTAACCAAAGCAATAAAGATATTATACATTGTGAAAAAAGGAGCAAGTCTTTGATGGGGATCAGTAGATACATTCCCAATCAGCATGGAGCCTGGGCAATGCTCATTCTTCCATTTTTATTCGGTTTAGCGGCCTCTCAAGGGGAATTCATTCATATACTACTATTCGCGTGCTGGTTTTTTATCTATTTATTCAGTTTTCCTATCCTCCAATGGATCAAAACAGGAAACCGTGTAAGATACCGCAAGCCTGTTGTTTTATACGGAGCGATACTGTTTCCCTTATTAGTTTCACTGGTATGGATTAAGCCTGCGTTGATCTGGTATGGAGTTCTGCTGCTGTTCTTTTTTATGGCCAACATATACTACGCAAAAATGAAAAATGAACGCGCCTTGCTCAATGATATTATTGCGATTTTACTTTTTTGTTCTTTTATTTACCCTGTTGCTCATATTGGAGAAGCGGGGGACTGGAGAATATCCACGGAGCTATTTTTGCTTTTGGTGGTTTACTTTACGGGAACTGCTCTTTATGTAAAAACGATCATCCGTGAAAGAAAAAATATACGCTACTATTATGCTTCTATCATCTATCATCTGATCATTGTGCTGTTTGCTGCCTGGATAAAGGTATTTTTGGTTGTTCCTTTTTTAATTTTATTATTACGAGCGATATGGCTTCCTAAATTCGATTTAAAGGCAAAACAAGTTGGCATGGCTGAAATTGGATTTTCATTGATGCTCTATGTATCTGTGTTGTTTTTATATTTCTAAAAAGGAGGGACATCAATGATATCTTTGGAAACACCGCGAGATTATCGCGAAAACCCGTTTATCGTCATTTGGGAGGTAACGCGAGCTTGTGCTTTAAAATGCCTTCATTGTAGAGCGGAAGCCCAGTACCACCCGGACCCTCGTCAGCTGACATTTGAAGAGGGCAAGCGGCTGATCGATCAAATCGCCGAAATGAATCATCCGTTGCTGGTTTTCACAGGTGGAGATCCGCTAGCGCGTCCTGATTTATTTGAGTTGGCTCAATATGCCATTGAAGAGAAAAAACTGTCGGTTTCCATGACTCCCAGTGCCACCCCAAAAGTGACACAAGCAGCGGTCGAAAAAGCCAAGCAAGTCGGCTTATCACGGTGGGCTTTTAGTCTGGATGGTTCATGTGC
This DNA window, taken from Paenibacillus kribbensis, encodes the following:
- a CDS encoding MFS transporter is translated as MQSTWKVYILAIVSFLVGTSEYIISGILDQIATTMGITVAAAGQLITVFSLAYAIGTPILMAITAKWDRRKLLLYSLGLFAVANVLSFVLPGFGMFIAARILMALGAGMVVVTALSIAAKIAPAGRQASSIATVTMGFTASLIIGVPLGRMISSAYGWKTVFLGIALTGIIALIIIAMTIPRLKGDQPVPLLQQFALLKKPEVALGLAITFFWLGGYSLAYTYISPYLLNVSGVGEDMLSSVLLAFGIASLIGSKIGGYSADKKGIPLTLFGGMILHVISLLLLPFAAHALIAVFALLILWSFAAWTSGPTQQYNLVTLVPESSGVMLSLNQSTMQLSMAAGAGIGGVVVGQVSLASITWFGAAGVAIAIVAVYLLSRRSSVQTEVSVTE
- a CDS encoding isocitrate lyase/PEP mutase family protein, translated to MNKIQQFNALHTSEELLFLGNAWDLLSAVALEKAGFKAIGTTSWGIANTLGFADGELIDFDQHVSIIRTIADHVQIPVSADIEAGYGEDTATIIEHVLRIADVGVAGINIEDSLKTQKGLREVDLHSNLLSQIRAALDAHGYNELFINARTDTYLQKDAPLAETIERAKAYVESGASGIFVPGLRDDEEIREVVLHVKAPLNVLSLPGLTNVRKLQQLGVKRFSFGNAFSDNIKVALHKNAEQLIKLQDTSHLYS
- a CDS encoding bifunctional transcriptional activator/DNA repair enzyme AdaA, translated to MTNIRLSFEEMWEKIIACDRKYDGLFYTAVKTTRIYCRPSCRSRKPKKINVEFYDEIHAVEKAGFRACKRCQPHADVSPYIRLVQNAVAFLVNHYKERLILQDIADHVGVSPFYLERIFKQETTETPRTYLEKIRVDKAAYLLKSTDLTNLEICYETGFQSPSNFYKVFRGLTQCSPSEYRKLNKE
- a CDS encoding methylated-DNA--[protein]-cysteine S-methyltransferase, giving the protein MSKLYVLNYVSPIGEIEIWGTSEAVHSIMFSDRDVPLTIVKEEALPQVLEECASQLDEYFKGERHEFTFPYAFEGTDFQQRVWNALVKVAYGETAAYKDIALAIGNEKAIRAVGSANGKNKLSIVIPCHRIIGSNQKLTGYAGGLWRKEWLLQHEKHFSKAIQRS
- a CDS encoding stalk domain-containing protein, yielding MKFKKTMLLLMFSTILTGWLTVGTESVHAATSIVFREGDRLKLLLEDGNGANRVFKFNLENMIMPGTPIRLYSNLTEIPSSGFTVDYTNSTITIADSQPAPSVGSENHIVIPIGSIMEGSVKSIDESTVTPLAEEPKVTQPEVETKTKETTSVNKSEAASSVDEPKVAQPVVESKEDQAVDESPEIPLSIPSGEQFPGTFTINSSGTSFAVRLKMKNIQPTYTSYVMVKNSDAQLVKRIQFDPATTFKYSLSNLNLSTGGYYFYIKMIDQSGNSAASVPQFVPINNNKAGQVVVFIDGKLQQYEQPATSISGSMLVPFRAVFEALGAKVKWDGATKTVTATKGNTTIKLTVGSRDAYINGKLVRLNAAPRLINGKVMVPIRFVSEALGAKVKWNIAAQSVVIFLAPPQVLTTSESEQLMEENEDNYEPQTNLTILKKISTTLTKSTDIVFVIDVTSSMTGTLDYVRQKVKGFVDSVPSGSQFAVVAFRDINLKADKDLEFFEFTKDKNKLKGNLNMLRPLAGGDLKESGLEAIQLAISKFPKNSSSKTIIFITDAPVHDKSTTPDKARFSVDEINKQLQKNDVVFNAIVPANGPANKQMKKLVDSNKGTLYDIRDAKLNLAK
- a CDS encoding DUF5381 family protein, producing MDKITYRKSLAFWKAMGSLMFVLICLFLLLLIFIDEDISALQIFFFITSAIIGLPFFGSYLVVCLSRTLRKENYLFIFDEHSISDGIRTVPWSAITKVEFEGASIRKWLRPRFPAFIFYLNDRSTWEVSTDYVLNDVELNQAGKQLRNLINQHGKPKKKRS
- a CDS encoding WXG100 family type VII secretion target; the protein is MAKIMVPPEKLEAVSRQFAQARELGAQICGQLSQQIQMLENSWAGTTQQRFYQDFHRARGTDDYFNA
- a CDS encoding YwiC-like family protein encodes the protein MDDESINQSNKDIIHCEKRSKSLMGISRYIPNQHGAWAMLILPFLFGLAASQGEFIHILLFACWFFIYLFSFPILQWIKTGNRVRYRKPVVLYGAILFPLLVSLVWIKPALIWYGVLLLFFFMANIYYAKMKNERALLNDIIAILLFCSFIYPVAHIGEAGDWRISTELFLLLVVYFTGTALYVKTIIRERKNIRYYYASIIYHLIIVLFAAWIKVFLVVPFLILLLRAIWLPKFDLKAKQVGMAEIGFSLMLYVSVLFLYF